In Temnothorax longispinosus isolate EJ_2023e chromosome 2, Tlon_JGU_v1, whole genome shotgun sequence, one DNA window encodes the following:
- the Dcp2 gene encoding m7GpppN-mRNA hydrolase, which yields MEHKIPSGILDDLSSRFIINVPEEERKDLVRICFQIELAHWFYLDFYCTEENPKLRSCGMKEFATHIFQHIPFLKPHVQHVDAVLEQWREYKQNVPTFGAIVLNEDMTKVLLVQSYWAKNSWGFPKGKVNEDEEPFLCAIREVLEETGFDISNLIDKNEYIESVINDQTVRLYIISGVQKDTKFQPKTRKEIKNVEWFAVADLPNTKKDMTPKVKIGVGPNAFFMVVPFVKRIKRWIQEKQQRERNAIATVRRQRHKSLGDVETVSKNKRQQQPLFHHFSTCPPQSEVPDFKIGRQSNTSPARSRRGVNDSKKDALKTAFKRNLFGDQEEDRSPTVKHLIDSPAQPCSFLIDPAIQSIKYNDFTYKAQPFEKEAKDSRKKSLPEGNIKSLLFGEAARKLQKDFKTIPPPPFVSLDSPSPLTKNYMGKPNNPTFEFRTKIWDNFSYDIQAILKVLK from the exons ATGGAGCACAAAATTCCATCTGGTATTCTTGACGATCTTAGCAG TCGATTCATTATCAATGTGCCCgaggaagagaggaaggaTTTGGTGCGAATTTGCTTTCAAATCGAATTGGCGCATTGGTTTTATCTCGACTTCTACTGCACGGAGGAGAATCCTAAGCTGAGGTCGTGCGGCATGAAGGAGTTCGCCACTCACATATTTCAGCACATACCATTCTTGAAACCGCACGTGCAGCATGTTGACGCTGTGCTCGAACAATGGCGAGAGTACAAGCAGAACGTGCCGACGTTTGGGGCAATTGTGCTGAACGAGGATATGACCAAGGTGCTGCTCGTGCAAAGCTACTGGGCGAAGAACAGCTGGGGCTTTCCTAAGGGAAAGGTCAACGAGGATGAGGAGCCGTTTCTTTGCGCCATTCGAGAGGTGTTGGAGGAGACCGGTTTTGACATATCCAACCTGATAGATAAAAACGAGTACATTGAATCTGTAATAAACGATCAGACAGTGAGACTGTACATTATTTCGGGTGTGCAAAAGGATACGAAGTTTCAACCGAAAACGCGGAAGGAGATAAAGAACGTCGAGTGGTTCGCCGTAGCGGATTTGCCCAACACAAAGAAAGATATGACACCCAAAGTGAAAATCGGCGTTGGGCCAAATGCATTTTTCATGGTGGTGCCGTTCGTCAA GCGGATAAAGCGGTGGATTCAAGAGAAACAGCAACGTGAGAGAAACGCCATTGCAACTGTACGAAGACAAAGGCATAAATCGTTGGGAGATGTCGAGACGGTTTCAAAGAACAAACGGCAACAGCAGCCGCTTTTCCATCACTTTTCTACTTGCCCGCCACAA AGCGAGGTTCCTGATTTCAAGATTGGCCGTCAATCGAACACTTCCCCGGCACGCAGTCGCCGTGGTGTAAATGACAGCAAGAAAGATGCGTTGAAAACGGCATTTAAACGAAACCTATTCGGAGATCAGGAAGAGGATCGATCACCTACAGTTAAACACTTGATAGACAGCCCTGCTCAACCGTgttcatttttaattgatcCTGCGATTCAGTCAATCAAATATAATGATTTTACTTACAAGGCGCAACCATTTGAAAAAGAAGCCAAAG attCTCGCAAGAAAAGTCTGCCGGAGGGAAACATTAAGTCGCTGCTGTTCGGAGAAGCTGCGCGCAAAttgcaaaaagattttaaaaccATTCCGCCGCCCCCCTTCGTAAGTCTGGACAGTCCGTCGCCTTTAACGAAGAATTACATGGGCAAACCAAATAATCCTACCTTTGAATTTCGCACAAAGATTTGGGATAATTTTAGTTACGATATCCAGGCGATACTAAAAGTTCTAAAGTAG
- the Ho gene encoding heme oxygenase has protein sequence MPDKEENFCKKMAKATRGIHAISDALVNAKLAFGFLDDSVWADGLLVFYEVFRYLEGAMIRLRNTKIGLLPLSELQRTEAFERDLDHYLGKDWRKNYSPRDSVAKYLMRLREVEDTDPTLLMAYIYHLYMGLLSGGILLRKKRQFVQKISPFKAQPSNDGSNVTDFGQNSIFQLKRDLRESMNRIAETLDEDTKNKLIEESKIVFELNNEIIKSVQTGSHVFEKIFYFIGPVLLVLFVLIIVLNILYKYIIR, from the exons ATGCCGGATAAGGAGGAGaatttttgcaagaaaatgGCAAAAGCCACCCGGGGGATACACGCGATCAGCGATGCCCTGGTGAACGCGAAACTGGCATTCG GGTTTCTCGACGATTCCGTATGGGCTGATGGGCTTCTGGTTTTCTACGAGGTCTTTCGCTACCTGGAGGGTGCGATGATTAGATTAAGGAACACCAAAATTGGATTACTTCCGCTCAGCGAGCTGCAACGTACGGAGGCTTTCGAGCGCGATCTTGACCACTACTTGGGAAAGGACTGGAGGAAAAACTATAGTCCTAG GGACAGCGTCGCCAAATATCTGATGCGCTTGAGAGAAGTGGAGGACACGGATCCCACTCTACTAATGGCGTATATATATCACCTTTACATGGGTCTCCTCAGCGGCGGTATCCTTCTCCGGAAAAAGCGGCAGTTCGTGCAAAAGATCTCGCCCTTTAAAGCGCAACCGTCGAACGACGGTAGCAACGTCACGGACTTTGGACAGAACAGTATATTTCAGTTGAAGCGCGACTTGCGCGAATCGATGAACAGAATCGCGGAGACGCTGGACGAGGACacgaaaaataaacttatcgaAGAAAGTAAAATAGTCTTTGAATTGAATAACGAAATTATCAAAAGTGTGCAGACGGGCAGTCacgtttttgaaaaaatattctattttatcgGCCCAGTCTTACTGGTACTCTTTGTCCTGATTATCGTCCTCAATATCCTATACAAATACATTATACGTTaa